In Eleginops maclovinus isolate JMC-PN-2008 ecotype Puerto Natales chromosome 10, JC_Emac_rtc_rv5, whole genome shotgun sequence, the following proteins share a genomic window:
- the paqr4b gene encoding progestin and adipoQ receptor family member 4 → MGLYKGPRLLEFAKTPQHLQFNKYVLTGYRPVSTAQDCIRSLFYMHNELGNIYTHGVPFFLFLVLLPFSIPWMEVDSSWICAVHYLACLCPTVGSVVYHVFMNHVGGEHVYDTLLSMDMFGVCLVNTLGALPIIHITLFCYPHLRQTALLAYILLSAYGIYCATTARTNILRLQAFIWQAMFRFMLFLFRVFGSGVGSPHSLRLFVIMDTLAVVGGLVNIIQIPERFVPGLFDNWGNSHQIMHVMVVCSIIYLHWGTLEDLAWIKTYQCPTEQSV, encoded by the exons ATGGGGCTTTACAAAGGACCGCGGCTGTTGGAATTTGCAAAGACCCCACAACACCTTCAGTTCAACAAGTATGTGCTGACGGGTTACCGGCCTGTCTCCACGGCTCAGGACTGTATCAGGAGCCTCTTCTACATGCACAATGAGCTGGGGAACATTTACACCCATG GCgtcccttttttccttttcttggtGTTACTGCCCTTTAGTATCCCCTGGATGGAGGTGGACAGTTCCTGGATCTGTGCGGTCCACTACCTGGCCTGCCTCTGCCCCACCGTGGGCTCGGTGGTCTACCATGTGTTCATGAACCATGTGGGAGGAGAACATGTGTACGACACCCTGCTCTCCATGGACATGTTTGGGGTCTGTTTAGTGAACACCCTGG GTGCACTTCCCATCATCCACATCACCCTGTTTTGCTACCCCCACTTGCGACAGACTGCATTGCTGGCCTACATCCTCCTGTCAGCTTATGGCATCTACTGTGCCACCACGGCCCGCACCAACATCCTGCGCCTGCAAGCTTTCATCTGGCAGGCCATGTTCCGCTTCATGCTCTTCCTGTTCAGGGTGTTCGGCAGCGGGGTGGGCAGCCCTCACTCCCTGCGCCTCTTTGTCATCATGGACACTCTGGCTGTAGTGGGGGGGCTGGTCAACATCATCCAGATCCCTGAGCGCTTCGTCCCCGGCCTGTTTGACAACTGGGGCAACAGCCACCAGATAATGCATGTCATGGTTGTGTGTTCGATTATCTACCTGCATTGGGGCACACTGGAGGATTTAGCCTGGATTAAGACCTACCAGTGTCCTACTGAGCAAAGTGTATAA
- the cmn gene encoding calymmin — protein sequence MNIKQCKLFIIVHLTTDSTGGAKQMPYNGAPLVPAGIDGMSQFEPEAAGLVPNGKVGSMYGGMGGLPYGGQTPGMGAGKSNAKYGIGGLQFGGQPLNTGTNGAGQYGYGGSPYAGAGKAGKYGGLGAGIGGNPEPAQYGYGGVPNGGQHPVHGSNGYGRMPYEAQPAGISPEAKSAGTYGYGNGYNAHVQPDYASLGQGVPTANGKSGGPKQMPYNGAPIVPAGLDGMSQFEPQTAGLGPNGKLSSMYGGLAASQYQSEPLGHDGKSTGIYGGGEVPYAQQAPVLGGDAKSYGKYGNQGQYQPQPHDTASEDAGLPYEPLPLQPDSALKSYGASVEGELHAPEIAVEGEGMSLDRYDNVGYINGEVQPEVVAFPAVPTSSPTMAYPSDPSYVPVEVFSPAAGVEDLPLPAGTDDLILDSAPATETQGGAYVPEQPEDLLHQQEMPRQIHIQQHLKLHFHPKEGAKTRKYDLNGFLGNSGYQG from the exons ATGAATATTAAACAGTGTAAATTATTCATTATCGTCCACCTTACTACTGATTCAACAGGTGGTGCCAAACAGATGCCTTACAATGGAGCCCCACTGGTTCCTGCTGGAATTGATG GAATGAGCCAGTTTGAGCCTGAGGCTGCTGGCCTTGTTCCAAATGGTAAAGTGGGCAGCATGTACGGTG GAATGGGGGGCTTGCCTTATGGCGGTCAGACCCCGGGGATGGGTGCAGGGAAATCTAACGCCAAGTATG GCATTGGTGGCTTGCAATTTGGCGGACAGCCCCTCAATACAGGCACTAATGGCGCAGGACAGTATG GTTATGGCGGGAGCCCCTATGCTGGTGCGGGCAAAGCTGGAAAATATG GTGGTCTCGGTGCCGGCATTGGAGGGAATCCTGAACCTGCACAATACG GATATGGTGGAGTACCCAACGGTGGGCAGCACCCTGTTCATGGCAGTAATG GTTACGGGAGAATGCCTTATGAAGCTCAACCAGCTGGAATAAGCCCTGAGGCCAAATCTGCCGGAACATATG GATATGGAAATGGCTACAATGCACATGTACAACCTGACTACGCAA GTCTTGGCCAGGGTGTTCCCACTGCTAATGGAAAATCAG GTGGTCCCAAACAGATGCCTTACAACGGAGCCCCAATCGTTCCTGCTGGGCTTGATG GAATGAGCCAGTTTGAGCCACAGACTGCTGGCCTTGGTCCAAATGGAAAGCTGAGCAGCATGTATGGTG GTCTGGCTGCGTCACAATATCAGTCTGAGCCACTTGGACACGACGGAAAATCAACGGGCATATACG GTGGTGGCGAAGTTCCCTATGCACAACAAGCTCCTGTTCTTGGAGGTGATGCAAAATCCTACGGGAAATACG GAAACCAGGGACAGTACCAGCCGCAGCCTCATGACACTGCATCTGAAG ATGCTGGTTTACCCTATGAGCCCCTGCCTCTTCAGCCAGATTCAGCTTTGAAATCTTACGGTGCTTCAG TGGAGGGAGAGTTGCATGCGCCAGAAATCGCTGTTGAAGGCGAGGGGATGTCCCTTGATAGATACG ATAATGTGGGCTATATAAATGGAGAAGTGCAGCCAGAAG TTGTTGCATTCCCTGCAGTTCCCACTTCCAGCCCCACCATGGCCTACCCCTCTGACCCCTCCTATGTGCCTGTGGAGGtcttctctcctgcagcagGAGTCGAGGATCTGCCCCTGCCGGCTGGCACTGATGACCTCATCCTCGACTCTGCACCCGCCACGGAAACGCAGGGCGGCGCGTATGTGCCGGAGCAGCCTGAGGATCTGCTTCATCAACAGGAGATGCCACGTCAGATACACATCCAGCAGCATCTCAAACTGCATTTTCACCCAAAAG AAGGAGCAAAGACTCGCAAATATGATTTGAACGGCTTCCTTGGGAATAGTGGCTATCAAG GTTAA